In Mercenaria mercenaria strain notata unplaced genomic scaffold, MADL_Memer_1 contig_633, whole genome shotgun sequence, one DNA window encodes the following:
- the LOC128554677 gene encoding histidine-rich glycoprotein-like, whose amino-acid sequence MGVWSTHYNHYHHTPLHTTTNYHATTHYHHYNTTPPPPHTTITTAHYHHTLPPPHTTTITTHHHTLPLQTITTTTHNHHSTLPTHANNTTHYHFKQSPLPKTTTTTHYQHTLTPPHTTTTYHHYHHTLPTPQPLPPHTNTTHYLHHNHYHYHHHTLPPLRHIPPPHTTTNTTHYHHIPLLPPPPQNKLPPTHTTTNTYYHHTPPPPYHTLPSRHATTTLPHTTTTTHYYFTLPHTTTTTTDYHYTLQHTTTTHYHHHYTLPPQPPLSNITTHYHHLTTATTHYPYTLPPPHTTPTHYHHHHHT is encoded by the exons ATGgg TGTGTGGTCTACGCACTACAACCACTACCACCACACACCACTACACACTACCACAAACTACCACGCCACCACACACTACCACCACTACAACacaacaccaccaccaccacacactaCCATCACTACCGCACACTACCACCATACACTACCACCACCACATACTACCACCATTACCACACACCACCACACACTACCACTTCAAACAATCACCACTACCACACACAACCACCACAGCACACTACCAACACACGCTAACAACACCACACACTACCACTTCAAACAATCACCACTACCAAAAACAACCACCACAacacactaccaacacacactAACACCACCACACACTACCACCACataccaccactaccaccacacACTACCAACACCACAACCACTACCACCACACACCAACACCACACACTACCTACACCacaaccactaccactaccaccaccacacACTACCACCACTACGACACATACCACCACCACATACTACCACCAACACCACACACTACCACCACATaccactactaccaccaccaccacaaaaCAAACTGCCACCGACACACACTACCACCAATACATACTACCaccacacaccaccaccaccttACCATACACTACCATCACGACACGCTACCACCACCTTACCACACACTACCACCACCACGCACTATTACTTCACATTACCACACACTACCACCACCACAACAGACTACCACTACACACTTCAACACACTACCACCAcacactaccaccaccactacacACTGCCACCACAACCACCACTATCTAACATTACCACACACTACCACCACCTTACCACCGCCACCACACACTACCCCTACACACTACCACCACCACACACTACCCCTAcacactaccaccaccaccaccacac